CATCTGGCATGGCATGGGCCAGCTCGGTCGCCGCCGCCATGACATAGCTGAGATCGGCATGCCCATCACCGCGCCGCGTGGGCGTACCTACGGCGATAAAGACGGCGTCGGCGCCCACGACCGCACCCGCAAGGTCGGTCGTAAAGGTCAGGCGCCTGGCATCGACGTTGCGCGCCATGACCACATCAAGCTCGGGCTCGTAAATGGGCACCTCGCCCGCATCCAGCCGCGCAATCTTGGCGCTATCGCGATCGACACAAACCACCTGATGGCCGAAATCTGCGAAACACACTCCCGAGACAAGCCCGACATAGCCGGTTCCGATCATCACTATACGCAAGGCGGTCTCTCCCGTTTTTTCGTGGCCGGACCGCCGTGGTGGCGCGATCCGGCGAGCTTCTTCAATTCAAGTTCGCCGCACCGTTCGGCGCGCCGTATCTCAGCTTTTGCTTCGAAAGCCCCTAAAGCCGCCCCGCCGCAGAGGCAAGTGCGGCCTCCAATTCCGCACGACTGCGCGCACAGGCGTGGCATATCGGGACGAGACGCGCTGCGCCTACCGCAACATCCGCAAGAGATATTGGCCGTAGCTGTTCTTGGCGAACCCCTCGGCGCGCTCTTGCAGCGCGCTTGCGTCGATCCAACCCTTGCCATACGCAATCTCATCCGGACTGCCGACCTGCAATCCCTGCCGCTCGCTGAGGGTCCGCACAAAATTGCCCGCATCCAAAAGCGAGCCGTGGGTGCCGGTATCGAGCCACGCATAACCGCGCCCCATCTGCTGCACGTTCAGCAGACCGTCGGCCAGATACATCTCAAGAAGGGCCGTGATCTCAAGCTCGCCGCGCGCCGAGGGTGTCACGTTGCGCGCACGTTCGGACGCGGTGGCGTCAAGGAAGTAAAGCCCCGTGACTGCATAAGGCGAGGGCGCGACCTCGGGCTTCTCCACGATGGCGCGCACCGATCCGTCGGGCGCGAAATCGACGACGCCGTAGCGCTCGGGGTCTGCCACGCGGTAGCCGAAAACGGTGCCGCCCTGGTCCTGCGCGTCCGCCTCGGCCAGATGCTCGGGCAGACCGTGACCGAAGAAGATGTTATCGCCCAGAACCATCGCACTGGGCGCGCCGTCCAGAAAGTCCTCGGCCAATACATACGCCTGCGCCAGCCCGTCGGGCGAAGGCTGTGCGATATAGCTGAGCGACAGGCCCCATTGGCTGCCATCCCCAAGGGTGCGCTGGAACTGGTCCTGATCCTGCGGCGTGGTGATCACCGCGATATCGCGGATACCCCCCAACATGAGGACGCTGAGCGGATAGTAGATCATCGGCTT
This Roseovarius nanhaiticus DNA region includes the following protein-coding sequences:
- the rfbA gene encoding glucose-1-phosphate thymidylyltransferase RfbA, encoding MTQRKGIILAGGSGTRLYPITMGVSKQLLPIYDKPMIYYPLSVLMLGGIRDIAVITTPQDQDQFQRTLGDGSQWGLSLSYIAQPSPDGLAQAYVLAEDFLDGAPSAMVLGDNIFFGHGLPEHLAEADAQDQGGTVFGYRVADPERYGVVDFAPDGSVRAIVEKPEVAPSPYAVTGLYFLDATASERARNVTPSARGELEITALLEMYLADGLLNVQQMGRGYAWLDTGTHGSLLDAGNFVRTLSERQGLQVGSPDEIAYGKGWIDASALQERAEGFAKNSYGQYLLRMLR